DNA sequence from the Perca fluviatilis chromosome 4, GENO_Pfluv_1.0, whole genome shotgun sequence genome:
GTCTTAAAGTATCCACCTGGGACGCTCGCGGGATCCAGTCGAGTAGCTACTCTCAGAACCAAGAAACTGACATTTTTGCTAGACACTGACACTGAAAGCGGCTGATGCATTCAGCACTTTTCTTCATTCACGATCTTACATTTGTACACACGTTACCTGGCAGTGGAGTTTTGTGGCATCACCTACATGGAATCACATTTAATCCACATTAATCtattaggattttttttccagaaGCATCCGGTTCTGCACCTCCAGGCTCAGGCACCGCTTCATCCCACAGGCCATTGAACTCATCGTGCTTCTCATCATGCATATATACACTTTCTTAATGTTATTCATCTCACTGTGTacacaaatgtatttatgtaatttcacttttttgtaTTTCAGTTAACATTTAGCCCTGTATCTTAATTTGCAATACATTATTCTGTTGTCTTAAATACAAGATTATGCTTTTTCTTGGTAGTTTCCTCTTTAGTTAGATATTGAGCAGTGTTGGAGATGCTTGAGACTTAACATGAACAAAATAGGTTGTCCGTATTGTCGTGCACATGACAAATAAAGAaatttgaagtttttgataacaaatcagtgttttttttttccctatgGTGTTCCTCAAATTCTCAGTGTACTAATGCGCCACAAAATGGGTTCATTTAGCACCAAATCTGGGATCAAGCCCCAAATTTGCTAGGAAGATCAATCATATACATAATGTCCTAAACTGTAGCACACTTAACATTTGAATCTGCACCTTaccaaaacacaatgtttattaCTTACTTATGACACTGAGCTACATCCCAAATTAATTTTTAGATGATGTGGGCCAGACAACTACTATTGACCAACAGAACCATGGACTACATGCGCTTCGTCATGTTATTGCACTGTCGGCTCTAACCATGCTTTagtgtttaaaaatatatagtatagcACATAATGTAAACTGGTCTTTCACTTGAAACTTCTATAGAAATATTTAAAGCCCTCAtcactggtttggaaatagggTTGCACACACTTTTAAAGTTATAAACTGCCCCTTGTAATTGCATTATCACTTTTGTGTAAATATTAACTTGTAGTAGATTAAACCATTTATATTGATGTTATCTATTAAttcatttagaaaaataaattaaaaacacgCTATCGTAACGTTACTTAATTTCTACCAAGCAGCTACGATAAAAAGAAATTGGTCTTCAGATGAAGTGggtggctcttaaaagagccgtTGTGTTTTTGGATTTTAACCGGATCAGGTTTAACCTCCGAAGCCGTACAGAGTACGGCCCTGCCTCTTCAGAGCGTACACCACATCCATGGCGGTCACAGTCTTCCGCTTGGCGTGCTCGGTGTAGGTGACGGCGTCACGGATCACGTTCTCCAGGAACACCTTCAACACACCGCGGGTCTCCTCGTAGATCAGACCGGAGATACGCTTCACTCCGCCGCGGCGAGCCAGACGGCGGATGGCGGGCTTGGTGATGCCCTGGATGTTATCACGGAGGACTTTACGGTGACGCTTAGCGCCTCCTTTACCGAGTCCTTTTCCTCCCTTGCCTCTTCCGCTCATTTTGAGTTCAGTCGATGATGGATCGTTAGAAACGAATGAGTTCAACGCTACCAGACCGGCTGTATTTACATCTTATCTGCGGACGTAAGAGAGAACAGGTGGCGCCAACCTCGGTGGGGGAAGCCAAACCCAGCAAGCCCTTCccacattatttttcaaaacttaACGTCTTTCCTTTTGACGATTATGTATTTAGTATTTGTTTTATCCTTCGTGTTTTCCTGCCTCTACAGTAGTGTTATACTTCTGAGGTTCAGAGTGAAGGTTTACAGCCTCATATAGGCCTACCTGACCTTTGTTTaacatttattataataatattaagtcCTTTCTTTTCTGGGCCTGAATTATGATAACTCATGGAATCTCCTTCCTGTCATCTTTCTCTGTAAATAAAGTCCTGATAATAACAGTTTGATTTGTTTCAGGTTTTTTCTAAAATCAAGATTTATTGTACAAAGAGCCCCAAGAAGGCGACCAAGAGCCCCACGAAAGTGGTCAAAAAGGCTCCTGCAGCCAAGAAAGCCCCCGCGAAGAAGGCTGCCAAGCCCTAAGTAAAGAAGGCAGCACCCAAGAAGAAGTGAGCTGTAACCAGTCTCATTAACAAacggctcttttaagagccaccACATCATCTAAGAGCATTTTCCGTTTTAATCTTATTCTGTCATTAACAGCACATATCAGGACAATAAACAATGGTTATAATTTAAGTCTGTACAATAAGAAACCTGCCCTACTTAAATGAGAAAGTTGTTTACCCTTTAAAACCGACTAGctcgtaaatttgtttttttatttcacaattGCTTCAAAATCCCAGAGAAGGTGAGCATCAGCTTGTATGTGGAAGTTCAATCAAGTCTAAATTAAAGTGGTTTCACACAGGACTAAAAATGATCGTTTAATTGAAATAACTGATAAACCAGtaaagaaaacaatttaaaaattaGACTAATTATTTACCAAAACAAGAACACTTACCCAATGTATTTGCACAATTCTTATAATCCAGTAAAGAACCCAAATATTGCTGCAAATTTATGATCAATTTAAAAAGAGAAAGTTATGTCAGTGTTGATTCAtgggcaatttttttttcacattaaacTTGATATCTATATTTAAGTGAAGGAGTCCTCAATACTTGAATAATTTTATTCTCATATAGAGCCCTTATGCATCTCATCTTTTACTGTATAATGATCTCATGAAGGTCTGGGACCGAAACGTATTTTTGTAAATAagttattgcttgcgtaatggtcagtgtgcgggattttctctcaaCACTATAGTGACCTAAATGCTGGCTCGTTCATTTATTTTACGGTTTATTTTGTTAGGCCTACTAGACTTAGCCTTAACATTGCTCAAATGTTagtgttaaacataaatacgTTTTTCGATGATAACAGGAAAACCTCTTTAGATGAAGTGggtggctcttaaaagagccgtTGTGTTGTAGGTCTACCAGCAGGTTTACTTGGAGCTGGTGTACTTGGTGACGGCCTTGGTGCCCTCAGACACGGCGTGCTTGGCCAGCTCCCCGGGGAGCAGCAGCCTCACGGCGGTCTGGATCTCCCTGGAAGTGATGGTGGAGCGCTTGTTGTAGTGAGCCAGACGGGAGGCCTCACCGGCGATGCGCTCAAAGATGTCGCTCACAAACGAGTTCATGATACCCATGGCCTTGGAGGAGATACCGGTGTCGGGGTGGACCTGTTTCAGCACCTTGTACACGTAGATGGCGTAGCTCTCCTTCCTGgtctttctcctctttttgCCGGTCTTGCTGACGGCTTTAGAAACGGCTTTCTTGGAGCCCTTCTTGGGCGCTTTGACGCTGGGCTCAGGCATAATTAGTTCTGAGCGTTTTCCTAATCGAATGTAGTGACGCGCCACCGAACGTTCAATTTGTATCCACTCGTTGCAAATGTCACTGTGCTGTCGCGCGCACAGGATTGGTTGTCTTCTGAGCGCGGGTCTGAGCATGCGCTAACAAGTAGCCGTTCCTGtgagcagatttttttttttattgtcggGAACAAAGAGAAGTAATGTGTTTTGTGATTGGGATTGACTGCATTAAGAGAAATATCACTACACCGTTAATAGTTGTAAACTATGAAGAATGTATAATTTTCTATAAAATACACCCTACAAGCTGTCTTGTTAATAACTTTAATAAAACCTTGGCTATTGGTAGGCTAATAAACCTCTTTAATAGACGGCCATGGCATCTTCAGGAGAAGAAGAACCCTGGACAAAAAACAGCTCCTTCCTTGGAACACTTTGACTGTATGAATTTCAGCACTTTATGAAAGACTCTATATGCGCTTTATGAGAggctctatatgcactttacgGAAGACTAAATGCACTTTATGAAAGACTATGTACTTTACTAGAGGCTCTATGAACTGGACTAAGCTCAATTTGCACATCTTGTTTCATTAGTTAAATCTTtgtaattgttgtattgtttatattttgattattgtaacatgtagcctactgtatgtctAATTTATAATTTGTAACTTGTAAAAACTTTAAtaaagctctttaaaaaaaagaaactgataAAAAGTTATGTTGTAGTAAAAAGTTAAATAGTAAGAAATGGTTCAATTTAGGATTAAGGTGAAAATTACACATCCTGCCATGACTCTCATGGGGATATGATAGGCTGCTAAACACAAACACCAGTCCAGATTTTTTAgaattaaatacatttgaatcagtaattttcatcatttgtattgtttttgaaaatgaaatgggAACTACATGCAGGTGCTCAGTAAACTTTGTAGTCCAGTGGACACTCCTGAAAATTGTATTGAGATCTGGTTGTGAAGGATAATATAAACTCATTTAGACTTTGTTTGGCGATTGTTTCAACGACGTGATGACAGTTGCCCCCGCCCCCAAATGCTGCAATGGGAATGTTGTGTGAAACCAGTGAACATAAGTGCTCATATTAGATAGTTTTCTTGTTCCTTTATTTTATGACTAAATCAAATAGGCTATGTCAATAAATCATCATCgtatttcaaaaaaaataactgatTCATTGACTGACAAACGGACATTTTTTCTTAATATTCATTTCCTAATATTTGGTTTTAATTTGAAGACAAACTAAAATCATCAAATGGAGTAAAGATAATATGCATTTAGTATTTGCCTGAGATATAGCGGAGAAGAAATGTTTAGATCAAGTCTTTAAGTGTTACCCATATCAATAATTCTTTGAAATGGGACCATCCCTTAACTACCCATGGTGATATCTCGTAAGTAGCCTAGTTGCTTGAtgtctgcatttaaaaaaaaaataaaaaaaaacacaactgaatAGTACTTAATTTCATACGAAAGTGTGTGGCTCTTAAAGAGCCTTTTTGTGTCTGGTTGAAGCCGGGTTCTTCTTGGCCGGCTTGACCTGACTAGCAGACCTATTTTATTAAATTCTTTGATTATATTTTTATCAGACACATGAGGAAAAACAGAGCGCTTTATCAGGCAAGTgtgtggctcttaaaagagcctTTTTGGGTCTGGTTTCCAGCAGCCAGAGTCTCTAGTTTTACTTCTTGGCAGGCTTCTCGGTCTTCTTGGGCAGAAGGACGGCCTGGATGTTGGGCAGCACGCCGCCCTGAGCGATGGTCACTCCGCCCAGCAGCTTGTTAAGCTCCTCGTCGTTGCGGACAGCCAGCTGCAGGTGACGGGGGATGATACGGGTCTTCTTGTTGTCGCGGGCAGCGTTTCCGGCCAGCTCCAGGATCTCAGCGGTCAGGTACTCCAGCACAGCCGCCAGGTAGACGGGGGCGCCGGCTCCTACACGCTGAGCGTAGTTTCCTTTGCGGAGCAGCCTGTGGACGCGGCCGACCGGGAACTGGAGCCCAGCACGGGAGGAGCGGGTCTTAGCCTTAGCTCTGGCTTTTCCTCCGGTTTTTCCTCGCCCACTCATTTTCAGATGCACTCTAAAGTTACGACTCAGAGAAATGTTTTCCCAACAGCTGAAACTCTCCCTTTTATATCCGCGGAGCGCGGGAGCCGGTCATTTCCTGCCAGACCAACCAGAAAAGAGGATTCCAACAGAGAAGCAGAGGGCGGCCCGCTCTCACATTTTGGCGGACTTTTTGAAAGGATTGTCCGCCAATAAGCGACGGAGAGTCGGGCGATGGGTCGCTCCTTgaggcggtgctaagctccagaGGAGCCCCTCACCAATCAGGAGCCGCCGAGCCGGAGGTCTTAAGCTGCGACACCAGGTCTTACATCCGGTCCCACACTTTAAGAGCCGCGGGTCTCTCCGTTTCACTTTACATTTTTCCTGATCGTAGAGAGAAAAAGCCATGGCAAGAACCAAGCAGACCGCTcgtaaatccaccggaggtaaAGCCCCCAGGAAACAGCTGGCCACCAAGGCTGCCCGTAAGAGCGCCCCGGCCACCGGCGGCGTGAAGAAGCCTCACCGTTACAGGCCCGGTACCGTGGCTCTGAGAGAGATCCGTCGCTACCAGAAATCCACGGAGCTGCTGATCCGCAAGCTGCCCTTCCAGCGCCTGGTCCGAGAAATCGCTCAGGACTTCAAGACCGACCTGCGCTTCCAGAGCTCCGCCGTCATGGCTCTGCAGGAGGCCAGCGAGGCTTACCTGGTCGGCCTGTTCGAGGACACCAACCTGTGCGCCATCCACGCCAAGAGGGTCACCATCATGCCCAAAGACATCCAGCTGGCCCGCCGCATCCGCGGAGAGAGGGCTTAAACTGTCTGCTGCTTCTCCACACACCACAAaggctcttttaagagccaccAAATCATCTTAAAGagtatttcctttttatttctattcTGTCTTAAACACGAAACCCACAATCTGTACTTACTATGAAGTATTGACACTTGAACTGAAGTGAAGTCAAAGAAAGAGAAAACCCCAAATCATGTTGAAAATATCTGAACTTATATATGCTGTTAACATTATGACAATAACATATTTTCACTCATATTTACAGACAGTGATCTGAATGTGAAGTCGTATAAAACCTACACAGATGTGTATAGTGATATTTACATGAATACAATGACGACCTATAAAGTCCATttcgaaaaaaataaaaaaatctataatGGACTAAAAAAAAGCAGTAGCTTATTAATTTGTCGGTTAAGTAATTATAATTAAACGAATTTTATGTTGAGATAAGCTGTGTTGGCTCAGGAGAGAAATTCttctataaataaaaataattagaaCAATGTGAAAAAACTGGTGGTTAAATTAAGAATTGAACAGGTCACATTTATTACAGTTGAATCCTGTTCAGTGGAACACTTTGACCAGCAGAGGGCGATAAAGCATCAGCAGAAAAGTCCTGCTACAAGATCCTCTCCTCAGAATACACAACATTTAAGGACactatattatatactataaaaataaaagatttcacCATGAAAgttccccagttgattactgacattaagacaattcttttttgtattgcaagttttctgaaatgttatgtttaaatgtgCAAAAGAGGCAAGTGTATTAAAATAAACAGCTGGCTGTGTATTTGGGTTGtctgaaaaatgtttttgcctgtagtatc
Encoded proteins:
- the LOC120557844 gene encoding histone H4 encodes the protein MSGRGKGGKGLGKGGAKRHRKVLRDNIQGITKPAIRRLARRGGVKRISGLIYEETRGVLKVFLENVIRDAVTYTEHAKRKTVTAMDVVYALKRQGRTLYGFGG
- the LOC120557838 gene encoding histone H2B 1/2-like — its product is MPEPSVKAPKKGSKKAVSKAVSKTGKKRRKTRKESYAIYVYKVLKQVHPDTGISSKAMGIMNSFVSDIFERIAGEASRLAHYNKRSTITSREIQTAVRLLLPGELAKHAVSEGTKAVTKYTSSK
- the LOC120557834 gene encoding histone H2A-like; this translates as MSGRGKTGGKARAKAKTRSSRAGLQFPVGRVHRLLRKGNYAQRVGAGAPVYLAAVLEYLTAEILELAGNAARDNKKTRIIPRHLQLAVRNDEELNKLLGGVTIAQGGVLPNIQAVLLPKKTEKPAKK
- the LOC120557830 gene encoding histone H3 codes for the protein MARTKQTARKSTGGKAPRKQLATKAARKSAPATGGVKKPHRYRPGTVALREIRRYQKSTELLIRKLPFQRLVREIAQDFKTDLRFQSSAVMALQEASEAYLVGLFEDTNLCAIHAKRVTIMPKDIQLARRIRGERA